The Sandaracinus amylolyticus genomic interval CGCGTGCGAGCCGCTGCGCATCGACGTGCGGAGCTTCGAGCCGAGCAGCTCGCAGCGACGCGCGGGGCGCAAGGGCGATCGCGAGCTGATCGTGGAGATCGGCGAGCCGCTGGTCGACGAGGAGCGCGTCGCGCTCTTCGGCAAGCACGAGGAGCTGCGCGGCCTGCGCCAGCGCGAGCGCGCGCTCGACACCCAGGAGTACGCGCGCTTCCTCGTCGAGAGCAGCGCGCCCGCGTTCGAGATCCGCTACCGCCTCGCGTCGACGAAGCAGCTCGTCGGCATCGCGATCACCGACCGCGGCGCGCGCTCGCTCTCCGCGGTCTACACGTATTACGACCCCGACTTCGCGCGGCTCTCGCCCGGCGTGTACTCGATCCTCACGCAGCTGCGGCTCTGTCAGCAGATGAGCCTGCGCTGGCTGTACCTCGGCCTCGCCATCGAGCAGAGCGCGCACATGCGCTACAAGCTCGCGTGGTACCCGCACGAGCGGCGGATCGGCGGGGTCTGGACGCGCTTCGAAGAGGGCGCTGCGCTCGACGGGACCCCCGCGCTGCGATAGGTTCCGCGGACCCGATGGACCCCCGAGAGAAGGTCCGCGCGCCCGTCGCGTTCTGGGCGCTCGCCGCGCTCGCGATCGTGCTGCTCGTCGCGTCGCTCTACGCGATCTTCATCGTCGCTCCGGTGGAGCGACAGATGGGCATCGTGCAGAAGATCTTCTACTTCCACGTGCCGAGCGCGTACGCGATGTACGTGGGCTTCACGCTCGCGATGATCGGGAGCATCGGCTACCTGTGGACGCGCCACGACAAGTGGGACGCGCTCGGGGTCGCGGGAGCCGAGGTCGGGCTGCTCTTCACGGCGATCGTGCTGATCACCGGGCCGCTCTGGGCGCGCAAGGCGTGGGGCGTCTACTGGACGTGGGATCCGCGCCTGACCACCACGTTGCTCGCCGGGCTCATCTTCACCGCATTCGTCGTGCTGCGCTCGTTCGGCGGCGCGGGCGAGGCGGAGAAGCGCTTCGCCGCGGGCCTGTCGATCGTGGGGTTCTTCCTGCTGCCCGTGATCCACTACTCGGTGCAGCGCTGGCGCGGTCAGCACCCGACCGTGATCACCGCGCGCGGCGGCGGGCTCCACCCGGACATGTACCCGGCGCTCTGGCTCGCGTTCACGCTCTTCACCGTGCTCGTCGCGCTGCTCGTCTGGGCGCGCGCGCGGGCGGAGCGAGCGCGACAGCGCATCGCCGAGATCGAGACCGAAGCGGCCGCGCAGGGTCTGCTGGAGGAAGCATGAAGACGATCCGCGCCCTGATGCTCGCGGCGTTCGTGGTGCTCGTGCCGCTCGCGACCGCGCTCGCACAGGACGGCGAGCCGCGACGCGAGACCGCGGCCGAGAGCCGCGCGACGTCGTTCCAGGCCGTCGAGGGCCCGAGCACCGAGGACGTGCCCGGAGGCCCGCTGCTGGTCGGTGCGTACGGCACGATCCTCGTGCTCCTCCTCGCGTACGTCGCGTGGCTCGGTCGCCTGCAGAGCACGACCGCGCGCGATCTCGATCGGCTCCAGAAGGCGCTCGATCGCGCCCCCGCGCCGAAGGCGGAGTGAGCGTGGGGCTCCCGACGGCCGACCACTTCTTCTTCATCCCGGCCGTGCTCCTCGTGGGGATCGCGATCGGGTTCGTGC includes:
- a CDS encoding arginyltransferase; this encodes MTRVLPTIPPELVVVDEDEPCPYLEGHTARRPLRVPIRPLSPEELDARLEAGDRRSGPFLYNQRCPSCSACEPLRIDVRSFEPSSSQRRAGRKGDRELIVEIGEPLVDEERVALFGKHEELRGLRQRERALDTQEYARFLVESSAPAFEIRYRLASTKQLVGIAITDRGARSLSAVYTYYDPDFARLSPGVYSILTQLRLCQQMSLRWLYLGLAIEQSAHMRYKLAWYPHERRIGGVWTRFEEGAALDGTPALR
- a CDS encoding cytochrome c biogenesis protein, giving the protein MDPREKVRAPVAFWALAALAIVLLVASLYAIFIVAPVERQMGIVQKIFYFHVPSAYAMYVGFTLAMIGSIGYLWTRHDKWDALGVAGAEVGLLFTAIVLITGPLWARKAWGVYWTWDPRLTTTLLAGLIFTAFVVLRSFGGAGEAEKRFAAGLSIVGFFLLPVIHYSVQRWRGQHPTVITARGGGLHPDMYPALWLAFTLFTVLVALLVWARARAERARQRIAEIETEAAAQGLLEEA